CCGCGTCGCCGACAAACTCATGGCCGTCGGCGCGCTGCCCCGGCAGGGCGAAGAAGACGGAGCCGGCGTCCACCCGGCGCGAATCGCACGCGAGCCCCTGGACCTGGCGGTCCACGGGGCCCCGTTCGTCCCGGACATCCGGTGTATGCAGCAGCTCCCGCAGCAGCATCGGCGTCATTCCTTGAGCGTCAGGACGAGGCGCCGGCCGCCCCGGTCCATTCTTTGTGCCGCGACGTAGCCGTGCCCGCGCAGCACCACCGAGAGCCTGAGCTTCCTGGCCTCGTCGACGGCTTGCCGCATGCTCATGCCGATGAGGTTCGGCCCGCCCGAACCGGCCTTCCCCCGCGGGGTCTTCGTACGCGACACCCGGACGACACCGACCTTGCCGGCCGGGGACGTGGCCGCGAGAAGGCGGCCGTCGGGCTTCTGCCCGAGCGCGTGCAGCGCCGGACCGGCGATGCGCTGGAACAGCGGCGCCGCCACCAAGCCGCCATAGACTTGAACCGTGGGTTCGTCCACCAGCGTCAGGAGCACGAAGCGGGGCTCATCGGCGGGCACGAACCCGGCGAACGAGGCCACCCGCTTCTCCGAGTAGCCTCCCTTGACGCGGTCGGCCTTCTGGGAAGTGCCGGTCTTGCCTGCCGTCTCAAACCCGGCGACGGCGGCACGGAAGCCGGTGCCGCCCTCGGCCACGACGCCCTTGAGCATGTCGACCACCGTGCGCGCGGTCTCGCGCGAAACCACGCGCCGCAGCATCTCCGGCTTGTTCTGGAACAGCACCCGGCCGTCCTCGCCCACCACCCGGTCCACGAGGTAGGGGCGCATGAGCAAGCCGCCGTTGGCGATGGCGGAGAAGGCCATGACCATTTGCAGGGGCGTCGTCGCGATGGACTGCCCGAAGGAGGCCGCGGCAAGGTCCACCTTGTACCACTCGTGGTGCGGGCGCACCCTCCCTTCCACCTCTCCCAAGAGATCCACGCCGGTCTTTTGCCCGAAGCCGAAGCGGCGAATGTAACGGTGGTAACGCTCCTTGCCGAGCTTGTCGGCGACCTTGGTGACGCCGATGTTGCTGGAGAGCTCAAGGACCTTGGCGAACGACAGCCAGCCGTATTCCTTGAAGTCGTGGATGGTACGGCCGCCGTAGCGGTACTTGCCGTACTCGCAGAAGATCAGATCCTCCCGTCCCACGACACCGTCCTCCAGGGCGGCCGCCGCCAGCACGGCCTTGAAGACGGAGCCCGGCTCGTAGGTATCCGTGATCCCACGGATGCGCCAGCGGCTCCGATCCTGGGTTTGGTACTGGTTGGGATCGAAGAACGGGTAGCTCGCCAGTGCCATGATCGCGCCCGTGTACGGGTCGGCCATCACGACGGTGCCGCCCTTGGCGCGGTAGCGTCGGACGGTCGCTTCCAGGTGCTTTTCCGCCAGATGCTGGAGCGCGGTATCGAGCGTCAGGTGCACGTCGGGCCCAGGCTGGAGCTTCAGCTCGTCAAGACCCGCCACCAGCATGCGCCGGCCCAACGCGTCGCGTTCCACCACCCACGAGCTCGACTCCCCGCGTATGTAACGGTCGTAGCTGCGCTCCACCCCTTCGAGGCC
Above is a genomic segment from Deltaproteobacteria bacterium containing:
- a CDS encoding penicillin-binding transpeptidase domain-containing protein — protein: MRFRLRVAGGLLLVLLVTVALRAIQLQAFDGERLARMGERQHLQEWIVQPERGTIFGRGGDALAISIETQSVYVRPRRLKVTGKVVADVARALDMKRADVRRKMTAGEPFVWLKRQVTPREAQRVRRLKIEGIGFYHEPKRYYPQGRLAGQALGVVGRDAQGLEGVERSYDRYIRGESSSWVVERDALGRRMLVAGLDELKLQPGPDVHLTLDTALQHLAEKHLEATVRRYRAKGGTVVMADPYTGAIMALASYPFFDPNQYQTQDRSRWRIRGITDTYEPGSVFKAVLAAAALEDGVVGREDLIFCEYGKYRYGGRTIHDFKEYGWLSFAKVLELSSNIGVTKVADKLGKERYHRYIRRFGFGQKTGVDLLGEVEGRVRPHHEWYKVDLAAASFGQSIATTPLQMVMAFSAIANGGLLMRPYLVDRVVGEDGRVLFQNKPEMLRRVVSRETARTVVDMLKGVVAEGGTGFRAAVAGFETAGKTGTSQKADRVKGGYSEKRVASFAGFVPADEPRFVLLTLVDEPTVQVYGGLVAAPLFQRIAGPALHALGQKPDGRLLAATSPAGKVGVVRVSRTKTPRGKAGSGGPNLIGMSMRQAVDEARKLRLSVVLRGHGYVAAQRMDRGGRRLVLTLKE